In Nicotiana tabacum cultivar K326 chromosome 2, ASM71507v2, whole genome shotgun sequence, the following proteins share a genomic window:
- the LOC107827404 gene encoding E3 ubiquitin-protein ligase ATL41-like — MGFDDNDHPFFDHQRTKKYDLNSKIMLTAIISLSIVIFFVTLLHIYARCILRRQARQRAALRQLSAAQVELPKQGLEPSVIASLPVFTFKQNTDLADGAKENYSVECTICLSVLEDGETARTLPNCNHIFHSECIDKWLVSQSTCPICRTEAEPRLLPEPREGIVGRTPPSAPPLEGGDHSFVAINIEGSSDNGLTQPSSSSLAKISGPSSRLSSFRRMLSREISSRRLQAVQSCGEEDGINVDLERQ; from the coding sequence ATGGGCTTTGACGATAATGATCACCCGTTTTTTGATCACCAGAGAACAAAGAAATATGATCTTAACAGCAAGATCATGTTAACAGCCATAATTTCATTATCTATAGTCATTTTCTTCGTTACCCTCCTTCATATATACGCAAGGTGTATACTTAGACGCCAAGCTCGACAGCGGGCGGCGCTTCGACAATTAAGCGCCGCCCAAGTCGAGCTACCCAAACAAGGACTCGAACCGTCTGTTATAGCTTCGCTTCCTGTATTTACTTTCAAGCAAAATACTGATCTGGCAGATGGTGCTAAAGAAAATTATTCTGTTGAGTGCACGATTTGTTTGAGCGTTCTTGAAGATGGTGAAACGGCTAGGACTTTGCCTAATTGCAACCACATTTTTCATTCAGAGTGTATTGATAAATGGTTGGTGTCTCAATCAACTTGTCCAATTTGCCGGACTGAGGCGGAGCCCCGGCTATTGCCGGAGCCCCGAGAGGGCATTGTAGGCCGCACTCCGCCCTCGGCGCCGCCGCTCGAGGGTGGTGATCATTCCTTTGTAGCTATAAATATTGAAGGGAGTTCAGATAACGGATTAACAcagccttcatcatcatcattagcTAAAATTAGTGGACCAAGTTCGAGATTAAGCTCGTTTAGGAGAATGCTTAGCAGGGAAATATCATCAAGACGACTTCAAGCTGTTCAATCTTGTGGTGAAGAAGATGGTATAAATGTTGATCTTGAGAGACagtga
- the LOC107827400 gene encoding PLASMODESMATA CALLOSE-BINDING PROTEIN 5 — MSPKFSFSLLLFSLISTLCAAQGGGGGGGGGGGTIELWCVAKNNAEDAALQSAIDWACGPGGANCGPIQPGGPCYDASDIQKTASYVFNDYFIRHGMTQDACNFDNNAALISLNPSHGGCKFPSSKNGSGNFSGSTNVGLGPASEDLSSSSYIPRRWIYILMAINLLFSAQELLQVFDVSSTGSPKS, encoded by the exons ATGTCTCCCAAATTCTCATTTTCACTCCTTCTATTCTCTCTAATCTCCACCCTCTGTGCTGCCCaaggcggcggcggcggcggaggaggaggaggggggACGATTGAGTTGTGGTGTGTGGCAAAGAACAACGCAGAGGATGCTGCACTTCAGTCGGCGATTGATTGGGCTTGTGGGCCTGGAGGTGCTAATTGTGGGCCTATTCAACCCGGTGGACCTTGCTATGATGCTTCCGACATACAGAAAACGGCGTCGTATGTTTTCAATGATTACTTCATCAGGCATGGTATGACTCAGGATGCTTGTAATTTCGATAACAACGCTGCTCTCATTTCTCTAAATCCCA GTCATGGTGGATGTAAATTTCCATCCAG CAAAAATGGGAGTGGAAATTTTAGTGGGTCAACGAATGTGGGATTAGGTCCGGCTTCAGAAGATTTGAGTAGCAGCAGTTATATTCCCAGGAGGTGGATCTATATCTTGATGGCAATCAATTTGCTGTTTTCAG CTCAAGAGCTGCTGCAGGTATTTGATGTTAGTTCCACGGGCTCTCCAAAATCTTGA